A genomic stretch from Serratia entomophila includes:
- the fepG gene encoding iron-enterobactin ABC transporter permease — protein sequence MSMPRTLLIGRADGIVNWRMPMRVLLVNLSLLALCLLLAVAALCYGTLPLSLEQVFSALNGQAPKNLVTVVTQWRLPRITMALLLGGALGMSGAIFQSIIRNPLGSPDVIGFNMGAYTGALIAITLFSGGYYSIAGGALAGGIVSALVIYLLAWRQGVAGFRLIIVGIAISAVLVSTNTWLIITASLERAMDAAMWQAGSLNGMTWQKSQPALVFISLAAAAALLMGKRLRLLEMGDDAARALGVNAEGSRLWLMLFGVTLTAAVTATAGPISFIALAAPQIARRLTGQSSVTLTSSALMGATLLLGADVASQHLFAPTQLPVGVVTVSIGGLYLIWLLIRESRR from the coding sequence ATGTCGATGCCTCGCACCCTGCTTATCGGCCGCGCGGACGGCATCGTCAACTGGCGCATGCCGATGCGCGTGCTGCTGGTCAATCTCTCGCTGCTGGCGCTGTGCCTGCTATTGGCGGTGGCGGCGCTGTGCTACGGCACGCTTCCGCTGTCGCTGGAGCAGGTGTTTTCCGCGCTGAACGGCCAGGCGCCAAAGAATCTGGTGACCGTGGTCACCCAGTGGCGCCTGCCGCGCATTACCATGGCGCTGCTGCTGGGCGGCGCGCTCGGCATGAGCGGCGCGATTTTCCAGTCTATTATCCGCAACCCGCTGGGCAGCCCGGACGTCATCGGCTTTAACATGGGCGCCTATACCGGCGCGCTGATCGCCATCACGCTGTTCAGCGGCGGCTATTACTCCATCGCCGGCGGCGCGCTGGCCGGCGGCATCGTCTCTGCGCTGGTGATCTACCTGCTCGCCTGGCGGCAGGGCGTGGCCGGCTTCCGGTTGATTATTGTCGGCATCGCCATCAGCGCGGTGCTGGTCTCCACCAACACCTGGCTGATCATCACCGCCTCTCTGGAGCGCGCCATGGACGCCGCCATGTGGCAGGCCGGTTCATTGAACGGCATGACCTGGCAGAAATCGCAGCCGGCGCTGGTGTTTATCTCGCTGGCCGCCGCCGCCGCGCTGTTGATGGGCAAACGCCTGCGGTTGCTGGAGATGGGCGACGACGCCGCGCGCGCGCTGGGGGTGAATGCGGAAGGTAGCCGGCTGTGGCTGATGCTGTTCGGCGTGACCCTGACCGCCGCCGTTACCGCCACCGCCGGGCCGATTTCTTTTATCGCGCTGGCCGCCCCGCAGATCGCCCGCCGTCTGACCGGTCAATCCTCGGTTACCCTGACGTCGTCGGCCCTGATGGGCGCCACCTTGCTGCTGGGGGCCGACGTTGCCTCCCAGCATCTGTTCGCGCCGACCCAGCTGCCGGTGGGCGTCGTGACCGTCAGCATCGGCGGCCTGTATCTGATCTGGCTGTTAATCCGTGAGTCCCGCAGATAA